One segment of Oscillospiraceae bacterium MB08-C2-2 DNA contains the following:
- a CDS encoding YabP/YqfC family sporulation protein: protein MRSKSTRNRKQTQEQQEPLTKGEKLSRILDIPQSALGGTCQMEIADNREVMVEGCQGVLEYDENVIRLMTGKMTVKFTGRGLQIQTLTHNSAFVTGFITAIEFV from the coding sequence ATGAGAAGCAAAAGCACCCGCAACCGCAAGCAGACACAGGAGCAGCAGGAGCCTCTCACCAAAGGGGAAAAGCTCTCCCGTATATTGGATATTCCCCAGTCGGCGCTTGGAGGCACCTGTCAGATGGAAATAGCCGATAACCGGGAGGTAATGGTGGAGGGCTGTCAAGGGGTTTTGGAATACGATGAAAATGTAATCCGCCTGATGACCGGGAAGATGACAGTCAAATTTACCGGGCGGGGTTTGCAGATTCAGACACTCACCCACAACAGCGCTTTTGTTACCGGATTTATCACGGCCATTGAATTTGTGTAA
- a CDS encoding sporulation protein YqfD yields MLILRLIRYLRGYVRFKATGVFVERFLNLVAREHIPLWDGRKKGDTYTGSTIAAHYHRLRRPARKAGVSLRVAEKRGAPFEKKKYRKRKGLLGGLLLFAAFMFIVSQFIWRIDVAVNPHVDESRVRQALDKLGIGVGTLRSSIDVRDAERKLLLELDEVSWIALNIDGSAIHVELNDTTPPPENFVDVNTPCNIVASHSGQIITMRVYDGQAVVQQGQAVEAGDILVSGIMQDRHYQNIFRHSLADIIAQVQITETVRVPMNQTEYKPTGETKVRRYLQFPKLDLPLFIPLKLPQPYAVERQKVPFSFFGMPLPIGYLREDYILMEEVPVTLTEEQAKAQALEQLNLIQKTRLADAEILDKKAVGKIQDDTLIVDATYICNMNIAMEKAILAPEDTQIESK; encoded by the coding sequence ATGCTGATACTGAGACTGATCCGTTATTTACGGGGCTATGTGCGCTTTAAAGCCACGGGTGTTTTTGTGGAGCGCTTTTTGAATCTGGTGGCACGGGAGCATATCCCCCTTTGGGATGGACGTAAAAAAGGCGATACCTATACAGGCTCCACCATTGCCGCTCATTACCACCGCCTGCGCCGCCCCGCCAGAAAGGCCGGTGTTTCACTCCGGGTAGCCGAAAAAAGAGGGGCGCCCTTTGAAAAAAAGAAATACCGCAAAAGAAAAGGTCTGCTGGGGGGACTTTTGCTTTTTGCGGCCTTTATGTTTATTGTCAGCCAGTTTATCTGGCGCATCGATGTGGCGGTCAATCCCCATGTGGATGAGAGCCGGGTGCGCCAGGCGCTGGATAAGCTGGGTATCGGCGTGGGAACACTGCGCAGCTCCATCGATGTGCGGGATGCGGAGCGCAAGCTCCTGCTGGAGCTGGATGAGGTTTCGTGGATCGCCCTGAATATTGACGGCAGCGCTATTCATGTGGAGCTTAACGATACCACCCCGCCGCCGGAAAATTTTGTGGATGTTAACACCCCCTGCAACATTGTGGCCAGCCATTCGGGGCAGATCATCACCATGCGGGTATACGATGGGCAGGCAGTGGTGCAGCAAGGGCAGGCAGTGGAGGCCGGGGATATTCTGGTCAGCGGCATTATGCAGGATCGGCATTACCAGAATATTTTCCGCCATTCTTTGGCGGATATCATTGCACAGGTGCAGATTACCGAAACAGTTCGGGTTCCTATGAATCAAACGGAATACAAGCCAACCGGAGAAACCAAGGTTCGCCGGTATTTGCAGTTCCCCAAGTTGGATTTGCCGCTGTTTATTCCTTTAAAGCTGCCTCAGCCCTATGCGGTGGAGCGGCAGAAAGTTCCTTTTAGTTTTTTCGGGATGCCACTGCCTATAGGCTATTTGCGGGAAGATTATATTCTGATGGAGGAAGTCCCGGTAACCCTTACCGAGGAGCAGGCTAAGGCGCAGGCACTGGAGCAGCTGAACCTAATTCAAAAGACCCGCTTGGCGGATGCGGAAATATTGGATAAAAAAGCAGTGGGGAAAATCCAGGATGATACCCTGATTGTGGATGCAACCTATATATGTAATATGAACATTGCTATGGAAAAAGCGATTTTGGCACCCGAAGATACCCAAATAGAAAGCAAATGA
- a CDS encoding TraX family protein → MDEMPLSPRRVGLNAFALKLFMAALMLMDHLYVFLPGFPVWFEAVSRLVAPCFCFLMTEGLVYTRSRKKYLLRLYTIGLIMLAMDFVFTAVFGTTPGNSIIMALAVSGSLICAIDQAIAAETPGEKTRFFLLAITLLAFSMVWEGFLVIPMMSLIFYYLRGRKRLMCAVFAAASLIFLAFFDFGKFQWLMIFSVIPIWFYNGQRGPSGLFAKWFFYVFYPAHIWILFILSQTFFR, encoded by the coding sequence ATGGATGAAATGCCTCTTTCTCCCCGCCGGGTTGGCCTGAATGCCTTTGCACTGAAACTATTCATGGCCGCTTTAATGCTCATGGATCATCTCTATGTGTTTCTGCCGGGCTTTCCCGTGTGGTTTGAGGCTGTTTCCCGTCTGGTGGCTCCCTGCTTCTGCTTTTTGATGACCGAAGGTCTGGTGTATACCCGGAGCCGCAAAAAATACCTGCTGCGTCTGTATACCATCGGGCTGATCATGCTGGCTATGGATTTTGTTTTTACGGCTGTATTCGGCACAACACCCGGCAACAGCATCATCATGGCTCTTGCGGTTTCGGGTAGCCTGATCTGCGCTATAGATCAAGCCATTGCCGCTGAGACCCCAGGGGAAAAGACCCGCTTTTTCCTTCTGGCGATTACCCTGCTGGCTTTTTCTATGGTGTGGGAGGGCTTTCTCGTGATTCCCATGATGTCGCTGATCTTTTATTATCTGCGGGGGCGCAAAAGGCTTATGTGTGCCGTTTTTGCGGCCGCTTCTCTGATTTTTCTCGCCTTTTTTGATTTTGGCAAATTCCAATGGCTTATGATCTTTTCTGTGATTCCCATATGGTTTTATAACGGCCAAAGAGGCCCCTCGGGGCTTTTTGCCAAGTGGTTCTTCTATGTGTTTTATCCCGCTCATATCTGGATACTTTTTATTCTTTCCCAAACTTTTTTCAGGTAA
- a CDS encoding methyl-accepting chemotaxis protein, translating into MRSFKSEGLQLKGQLVLFAGMLYLGVVAAISILAWVMLGRAYDTAILEKRAVFDTKIQTVTENLVNTLKANEQRRIKGEITKEQALAFAESTVRDTRYSGESGYFWADTADGICAIHFNPEYEGSMRYDAVDHNGNLYIQNIIKAGNNPGDSFTEYYFPKPGEEDGPVYYKRAYTQFFEPYGWYISTGNYYDDIDNAILELQREKLIADLIILGCGILLAAVGTILLALWASRITRPLQEVTERLQLLAQGDLHSPSAKVLARQDESGKLTQATDHLISSMVGVVADITGHLQKMSKGDMTSSVNYPYAGDFVPIGQAMAGIYSSLNEALSAIRISSEQVNAGAAQVAAGAGNLARGNSEQAGSIQQLSATVSQISDHTRSNAENARQADRLVTETGEGINEGNRQMQQLIDAMNEISASTGEIEKIIHTIDGIAFQTNILALNAAVEAARAGSAGKGFAVVADEVRRLAANSAEAAKNTASLIENSLSTVANGVTIADETAHSLQNIVEKADSALMLVNGIAKASGEQAVAIDQIVQGTEQISSVLQTNSATAEESSAASDHLLEQARVLYREVEKFQLIQGKAEATTVASQTTAMSMGEPLFR; encoded by the coding sequence ATGCGGAGTTTTAAATCCGAGGGACTTCAGCTGAAAGGGCAGCTCGTTTTATTTGCTGGAATGCTCTATTTGGGTGTAGTGGCGGCGATTTCCATTTTAGCGTGGGTTATGCTGGGCCGTGCTTATGATACAGCTATATTGGAGAAGAGAGCGGTTTTTGATACAAAAATCCAGACCGTTACCGAGAATCTGGTCAACACATTGAAGGCCAATGAACAGCGGCGTATCAAAGGCGAGATTACCAAGGAGCAGGCCCTTGCCTTTGCTGAAAGCACTGTGAGGGATACTCGATACAGTGGGGAGAGCGGCTATTTTTGGGCAGATACGGCGGATGGCATATGCGCTATCCACTTTAACCCTGAATACGAGGGCTCCATGCGTTATGATGCTGTTGATCACAACGGCAACCTATACATACAAAACATAATAAAAGCAGGCAATAATCCGGGAGATTCTTTTACAGAATATTATTTTCCTAAGCCGGGGGAGGAGGATGGTCCGGTTTATTATAAGCGGGCCTATACCCAATTCTTTGAGCCTTATGGCTGGTATATCAGCACAGGAAATTACTACGATGATATTGATAATGCTATTTTAGAGCTCCAACGGGAAAAGCTCATAGCTGATCTGATTATTTTAGGCTGTGGGATTCTGCTGGCTGCTGTGGGAACAATCCTGCTTGCTTTGTGGGCATCCCGGATTACCCGTCCGCTGCAAGAGGTTACTGAGCGGCTTCAGCTGTTGGCTCAGGGCGATTTGCACAGCCCTTCTGCCAAGGTTTTGGCAAGGCAGGATGAAAGCGGAAAGCTTACCCAAGCCACAGACCATTTGATTTCCAGCATGGTTGGCGTTGTGGCCGACATCACCGGGCATCTTCAGAAAATGTCTAAGGGCGATATGACCTCTTCGGTTAACTACCCTTATGCGGGTGATTTTGTTCCCATCGGGCAGGCTATGGCGGGTATTTATTCTTCACTGAACGAAGCTCTTTCAGCCATTCGGATTTCCTCCGAGCAGGTGAATGCAGGGGCAGCTCAAGTGGCCGCCGGAGCAGGCAATTTGGCAAGGGGAAATTCCGAGCAGGCCGGTTCTATTCAGCAGCTTTCTGCAACCGTTTCTCAGATTTCGGATCACACCAGAAGCAATGCGGAAAACGCCCGTCAGGCGGATCGTCTGGTCACCGAAACTGGTGAAGGCATCAACGAGGGCAACCGCCAAATGCAGCAACTTATTGATGCCATGAACGAAATTTCTGCCAGCACCGGCGAAATTGAAAAGATCATCCATACTATTGACGGCATCGCCTTCCAGACCAATATTTTGGCCCTCAATGCGGCTGTGGAAGCTGCAAGAGCTGGTTCTGCCGGCAAGGGCTTTGCAGTTGTGGCCGATGAGGTTCGGCGCCTTGCCGCCAACAGCGCAGAGGCTGCTAAGAATACAGCTTCTTTAATTGAAAATTCCCTTTCCACCGTTGCCAATGGGGTAACCATTGCCGATGAAACAGCGCACTCTCTGCAAAATATTGTGGAGAAGGCCGATTCGGCTTTGATGCTGGTGAACGGCATTGCCAAGGCTTCCGGTGAGCAGGCTGTGGCTATTGATCAAATTGTTCAGGGAACTGAGCAGATTTCTTCGGTGCTGCAAACCAACTCTGCCACAGCTGAGGAAAGCTCCGCCGCCAGTGACCATCTTCTGGAGCAGGCACGTGTGCTTTACCGGGAGGTTGAAAAATTCCAGCTGATTCAGGGCAAGGCGGAAGCCACTACTGTTGCTTCCCAAACAACCGCCATGAGCATGGGTGAACCGCTCTTTCGCTAA
- a CDS encoding CopG family transcriptional regulator, producing MKKSLYSLMLSDEVVRAVDRMAYDRGMSRSGLINRILAQQFSMTTPDMWYESVLDCVAQITETRQRLQLQPQPSASMLSLKSFLDYKYNPTIRYSVELFAEGEGYSGELRVSSRTQNEGLLAMLEDFFTHWAALESGRHPPDTLLVQVENGRFYRRFSLPQKDGQESTDVIGKRIGQYIHQLDLALSAYFHAARIGGGMVYLEKYFDDATK from the coding sequence GTGAAGAAAAGCTTATATAGTCTGATGCTATCCGATGAGGTGGTGCGGGCAGTGGATCGAATGGCTTATGACCGGGGCATGAGCCGTTCCGGCCTGATCAATCGGATTTTGGCTCAGCAGTTTTCCATGACAACGCCAGATATGTGGTATGAAAGCGTTCTCGATTGTGTGGCGCAGATTACCGAAACCCGCCAGCGTCTCCAGCTCCAGCCTCAACCCAGCGCTTCCATGCTGTCGCTGAAAAGCTTTTTGGATTATAAATACAATCCAACCATTCGTTACAGTGTAGAGCTTTTTGCTGAGGGCGAAGGCTACTCCGGGGAACTTCGGGTTTCTTCCCGCACCCAAAACGAAGGTCTGCTGGCCATGCTGGAGGATTTCTTTACCCACTGGGCCGCTTTGGAATCCGGGAGGCATCCCCCGGATACTCTGCTTGTGCAAGTGGAGAACGGACGCTTTTACCGGCGGTTCAGCCTTCCCCAAAAGGATGGGCAGGAATCCACTGATGTGATCGGAAAGCGCATCGGCCAATATATCCACCAGCTTGATTTGGCCCTTTCCGCTTATTTCCATGCCGCCCGCATCGGCGGCGGAATGGTTTATCTGGAAAAATACTTCGACGACGCCACCAAGTAA
- a CDS encoding transaldolase family protein has product MSYKSPLHQMSQTTPTQFWNDSCSIPELTYALEYGAVGATTNPVIVGQVLKQELETYIPTIKQLIKDMPTATEDEIAWALNESMAVDGAKLLEPAFKATEGKAGYISIQTNAKYYRSAEKIVEQAVHFKGLAPNIMVKMPVTTSGVAAIEESTYQGVNVNATVSFSVPQALAVAEAIERGLARREKDGLDNSGMHPVCTIMVGRVDDWIKDVAAARGITVDPGIIDLAGVATFKNAYKIYKEKGYRTRLLAAAYRNHYHWSAFIGGEVSLTIPHKWIKQFNESDVTCENRMDIPVDPHAIEVLKKHFPEFIQTYEADGMTVEEFDDYAPNRITLNQFLNGYSEMVGIIRKIMLNM; this is encoded by the coding sequence ATGTCTTACAAAAGTCCTTTGCACCAGATGAGCCAAACCACTCCAACCCAGTTCTGGAATGACAGCTGTTCAATTCCGGAGTTGACCTATGCACTGGAATACGGCGCTGTAGGTGCCACCACCAATCCGGTCATTGTTGGCCAAGTGCTCAAGCAGGAGCTTGAGACCTATATTCCCACAATTAAGCAGCTTATCAAGGATATGCCCACTGCCACCGAGGATGAAATCGCCTGGGCGCTCAACGAGAGCATGGCTGTAGATGGCGCAAAGCTTTTGGAGCCTGCTTTCAAGGCCACCGAAGGAAAAGCCGGGTATATTTCCATCCAGACCAATGCCAAATACTACCGCAGTGCAGAAAAGATTGTGGAGCAGGCTGTTCATTTTAAAGGTCTTGCCCCCAATATCATGGTTAAAATGCCTGTCACTACCTCCGGTGTGGCTGCTATTGAAGAATCCACCTATCAGGGCGTGAATGTTAACGCCACTGTTTCCTTCTCTGTTCCCCAGGCGCTGGCTGTTGCCGAGGCCATTGAGAGAGGACTTGCCCGCCGCGAAAAGGACGGGCTGGATAACTCCGGTATGCACCCTGTCTGCACCATTATGGTTGGCCGTGTGGATGACTGGATCAAGGATGTTGCCGCTGCCCGCGGTATCACTGTAGATCCTGGCATCATTGATTTGGCCGGTGTAGCCACCTTCAAAAATGCTTACAAAATCTATAAGGAAAAGGGATACCGTACCCGGCTGCTGGCTGCTGCTTACCGCAACCATTATCATTGGTCTGCTTTTATCGGCGGCGAGGTTTCCCTGACCATTCCTCATAAATGGATCAAGCAGTTTAATGAATCCGATGTTACCTGTGAGAACCGCATGGATATTCCTGTGGATCCCCATGCTATCGAAGTTCTGAAAAAGCACTTCCCCGAGTTTATCCAAACGTACGAAGCAGACGGCATGACCGTGGAAGAGTTTGATGACTATGCGCCTAACCGCATCACCCTGAACCAGTTCCTGAATGGTTACAGCGAAATGGTCGGCATTATCCGCAAAATTATGCTGAATATGTAA
- a CDS encoding response regulator transcription factor, which produces MKKKILVVDDEIHIVELLGLNLKKQGYQPLCAYSGLEALKIAEAHLPDLILLDVMMPEMDGLETCRRLKQNRLLRHIPVIMVSAKTEETDTVIGLGMGADDYIAKPFGLRELFARIGVALRRCEDQPEDGILSAGSFRIDINAHLVECDGSRVNLTLTEYSILKMLVEHAGHVVTREQLIHSSQINAATEPGAVNVHILNLRRKIGEGYIETVRGVGYRLPE; this is translated from the coding sequence TTGAAGAAGAAAATCTTGGTTGTGGACGATGAAATCCACATTGTAGAGCTGCTGGGACTGAATCTCAAAAAGCAGGGCTACCAACCCCTTTGCGCCTACTCGGGCTTGGAGGCCCTTAAAATAGCAGAGGCCCATCTTCCTGACTTAATTCTGCTGGATGTTATGATGCCGGAAATGGATGGCCTCGAGACCTGCCGCCGTCTCAAGCAAAACAGGCTGCTGCGCCATATTCCCGTTATCATGGTCAGCGCCAAAACCGAAGAAACCGACACTGTGATTGGCCTTGGCATGGGTGCGGATGATTATATTGCCAAGCCCTTTGGTCTGCGGGAACTTTTCGCCCGCATCGGGGTTGCGTTGCGCCGCTGTGAGGATCAGCCGGAAGATGGTATCCTGAGCGCTGGCAGTTTTCGCATTGATATCAATGCCCACCTTGTGGAATGTGATGGCAGCCGGGTGAATTTAACCCTGACCGAATATTCGATATTGAAAATGCTGGTGGAGCATGCCGGACATGTGGTCACCCGGGAACAGCTTATTCATTCCTCCCAGATTAATGCCGCAACCGAGCCGGGGGCGGTTAATGTTCATATTCTCAACCTTCGCCGAAAAATCGGAGAGGGTTATATCGAAACCGTTCGGGGTGTGGGGTATCGCCTGCCGGAGTGA
- a CDS encoding ECF transporter S component: MKNNRFDLYDIVLVGVMAAICFATTVFLKITIPTPAGPVMLKLGNVFCLLAGLLFGGLRGGLAAGIGSALYDLTDPLFVADTPLTFIRFFLMAFLCGVIAQWGNRNKKGFAVNILAATVGSAFSLAFYWVKNITELVLAGSVFSAAVTAATVKLVVSGINAVAAVIIAVAIAPACKKALLRAGLGQKIPALKKTS, encoded by the coding sequence ATGAAAAACAATCGGTTTGATCTCTATGATATCGTTCTTGTGGGTGTAATGGCGGCAATCTGCTTTGCCACAACCGTCTTTTTAAAGATTACCATTCCCACACCCGCCGGCCCTGTGATGCTTAAGCTGGGCAATGTTTTCTGTCTGCTGGCCGGCCTTCTGTTCGGCGGGCTTCGTGGCGGGCTGGCCGCCGGCATCGGCTCCGCTTTGTATGACCTGACCGACCCGCTTTTTGTGGCGGATACTCCCCTGACCTTTATCCGCTTTTTTCTCATGGCCTTCCTATGCGGCGTGATTGCCCAGTGGGGCAATCGGAACAAGAAGGGCTTTGCCGTCAACATTCTTGCGGCTACCGTTGGCTCGGCATTTTCCCTTGCTTTTTACTGGGTAAAAAACATCACCGAGCTGGTCTTGGCAGGCAGTGTTTTTTCTGCGGCCGTTACAGCGGCTACCGTGAAGCTGGTGGTTTCCGGGATCAACGCCGTTGCAGCCGTGATTATTGCCGTTGCCATTGCGCCCGCCTGCAAAAAAGCGCTGCTGCGAGCCGGGCTTGGCCAAAAAATTCCCGCTCTCAAGAAAACCAGCTGA
- a CDS encoding YlmC/YmxH family sporulation protein, which translates to MNCRITDLRYKEVINVRDGSCLGFVSDIEVDTVTAKVVSLIIFGRCRLFGLFFRGEDIIIPWCNIEVIGEDTILINMEGGVVGRRKRNGFFSGFGN; encoded by the coding sequence ATGAACTGCCGTATAACCGATCTTCGGTACAAGGAGGTCATTAATGTCCGGGATGGAAGCTGCCTTGGCTTTGTTTCGGATATAGAAGTGGATACTGTAACAGCTAAGGTGGTATCGCTGATTATTTTTGGCCGGTGCCGTCTGTTTGGGCTGTTTTTCAGGGGGGAGGATATTATCATCCCTTGGTGCAACATTGAAGTGATCGGGGAAGATACCATTCTGATCAACATGGAGGGCGGCGTTGTGGGCCGGCGGAAAAGGAACGGTTTTTTCTCCGGTTTCGGCAATTAA
- a CDS encoding N-acetylmuramoyl-L-alanine amidase: MSKLITVDAGHGGFDNGASHNGRLEKDDNLRLALEVEKRLKEQGQRVQMTRDTDVFIPLRTRTDMANQAGSDLFVSLHRNSYTELTPTSNGVENWVYTTAPASTEQAAANVLNQVVSVGVQADRGVKRGNYSVLRRSKMPAMLLEMGYIINDEDNRLFDTYLDEYAEAIVRGILETLGEPYTPPGQTPPPPTAYDPTTAAIQQMLNDWYGANLTVDGRYGNQTKAALIRAMQSALNQTTGSNLTVDGVLGPATLAQLPVLRELSRGPLVYLFQAALYMSGYNPGTIDGVFGSNTRNALIRFQQDRGLTADGVAGPNTYRALLG; encoded by the coding sequence ATGAGTAAACTGATCACTGTGGATGCGGGCCATGGCGGCTTCGATAATGGAGCCTCGCACAATGGCCGGCTGGAAAAAGACGATAACCTCCGCCTTGCACTGGAGGTGGAAAAGCGCTTGAAGGAGCAGGGGCAGCGTGTGCAGATGACCCGGGATACCGACGTGTTTATTCCCCTGCGAACCCGCACCGATATGGCCAACCAGGCCGGAAGCGATTTGTTTGTATCCCTCCACCGGAATTCCTACACAGAGCTGACCCCCACCAGCAACGGTGTGGAAAACTGGGTTTATACTACGGCACCGGCCAGCACAGAACAGGCCGCCGCCAATGTGCTGAATCAGGTGGTATCGGTGGGTGTTCAGGCAGACCGTGGCGTTAAGCGAGGCAATTACTCAGTTCTGCGGCGTTCCAAAATGCCTGCTATGCTTCTGGAAATGGGCTACATAATCAACGACGAAGATAACCGCCTGTTCGATACCTATCTGGACGAATATGCCGAGGCAATTGTTCGGGGCATTCTGGAAACCCTTGGCGAACCCTATACCCCACCCGGGCAAACTCCGCCGCCTCCCACTGCATACGACCCCACCACTGCCGCCATCCAGCAGATGCTCAACGACTGGTACGGTGCCAACCTGACGGTAGATGGCCGCTACGGCAATCAGACCAAAGCCGCATTGATCCGGGCTATGCAAAGTGCCCTCAACCAAACCACCGGCTCTAACCTCACTGTGGACGGTGTGCTGGGGCCCGCCACCCTTGCCCAGCTTCCTGTTCTGCGGGAACTGAGCCGTGGCCCTCTGGTTTATCTGTTCCAAGCCGCCCTCTATATGAGCGGCTACAATCCCGGCACCATTGACGGTGTTTTCGGCTCTAACACCCGAAATGCTCTGATCCGCTTCCAGCAGGACAGAGGCCTGACAGCCGATGGCGTTGCTGGCCCCAACACTTATCGGGCACTGCTGGGATAA
- a CDS encoding inorganic diphosphatase, producing the protein MNIWHDVSPQRIRPEDFLAVIEIQKGSKKKYELDKETGLIILDRILYTSTHYPANYGFIPRTFADDGDPLDVLVLCSEPVEPLVLVRCYPIGVISMVDNGEKDEKIIAIPFEDPTYNSYRSIEALPSHIFSEMQHFFQVYKALEGRDTAVSEAKGQKEALAVIRKSMAEYDRCYAAEADNGQ; encoded by the coding sequence ATGAACATTTGGCACGATGTAAGCCCTCAGCGCATTCGCCCCGAGGATTTTCTGGCTGTAATTGAAATTCAAAAGGGCAGTAAAAAGAAATATGAGCTGGATAAGGAAACCGGCCTGATTATTCTGGATCGGATTCTTTATACCTCCACCCATTACCCGGCCAACTATGGCTTTATTCCCCGGACCTTTGCCGATGACGGCGACCCTTTGGATGTTCTGGTGCTTTGCAGTGAGCCGGTGGAGCCGCTGGTGCTGGTGCGGTGCTATCCCATCGGGGTCATTTCTATGGTGGATAACGGCGAAAAGGATGAGAAAATTATCGCCATCCCCTTTGAAGACCCCACCTACAATTCCTACCGCTCCATTGAGGCGCTGCCCTCTCATATCTTTTCCGAAATGCAGCATTTCTTTCAGGTCTATAAGGCACTGGAAGGCAGAGACACCGCAGTCAGTGAGGCCAAGGGCCAGAAGGAAGCCTTGGCGGTGATTCGCAAAAGCATGGCGGAATACGACCGCTGTTATGCCGCAGAAGCAGATAACGGGCAATAA